A genome region from Nicotiana tabacum cultivar K326 chromosome 13, ASM71507v2, whole genome shotgun sequence includes the following:
- the LOC107767842 gene encoding uncharacterized protein LOC107767842 isoform X1 — protein MVHFKDHEIPYPYLEIAENKKDPYAKVLQLKTNFPMIRAFPLIRQSPDSLLNLSEWSTKEEFDILENFFSKATNTKVLLLKSSTHDHTTVSASPKPSDEGLASWSCPHSGFGEVQYTPCYWEWVEDTLRRNKVMLECIKVYNAILSSLFTHDFNKNVLQAFCELWHRSTNSACTSIGEISISLWDSHVIGGLPIHGIFYDELVPSAQELMQAYQHGKPFLPKTCAYLLLAFYRLSDGDSKEVSVRDWVSFWFKGPNRYKEPPQRVSNNELTSQGRVTIHIAILTSYFCSELTKIMLLLLS, from the coding sequence ATGGTGCACTTCAAGGATCACGAAATTCCATATCCATATCTTGAGATTGCAGAGAATAAAAAAGATCCATACGCCAAAGTTCTTCAACTGAAAACCAATTTCCCAATGATTCGTGCTTTTCCGCTAATAAGGCAGTCTCCTGACTCTTTGCTTAACCTTTCGGAATGGTCAACGAAGGAGGAATTCGATATCCTCGAAAACTTCTTTAGCAAGGCTACCAACACAAAGGTTCTTCTGTTGAAATCGTCGACTCATGATCATACAACTGTGTCTGCTAGCCCCAAACCTTCTGATGAAGGTCTTGCATCTTGGAGTTGTCCTCATTCTGGCTTTGGGGAGGTTCAATACACACCTTGCTATTGGGAATGGGTGGAAGATACCCTTCGGCGCAACAAGGTGATGCTGGAATGCATCAAGGTTTACAACGCTATCCTCTCCTCTTTATTCACACATGACTTCAATAAAAATGTGTTGCAGGCATTTTGCGAACTTTGGCATCGGTCGACTAATTCAGCTTGTACTAGCATTGGCGAGATCTCCATTTCACTGTGGGATTCGCACGTGATTGGAGGCCTTCCTATACATGGGATTTTCTACGACGAACTTGTCCCTTCAGCCCAAGAGTTGATGCAAGCATATCAACATGGGAAGCCATTTCTGCCTAAAACTTGTGCATACTTGCTGTTAGCATTTTATCGACTTTCAGATGGTGATTCTAAAGAGGTCTCTGTTCGTGATTGGGTGAGCTTTTGGTTCAAAGGACCGAACAGATACAAAGAGCCTCCGCAACGAGTGTCTAACAACGAGCTAACAAGCCAAGGTCGGGTCACAATCCATATAGCTATATTGACAAGTTATTTTTGCAGCGAACTGACGAAGATAATGCTCCTTTTATTGAGTTAG
- the LOC107767842 gene encoding uncharacterized protein LOC107767842 isoform X2, protein MVHFKDHEIPYPYLEIAENKKDPYAKVLQLKTNFPMIRAFPLIRQSPDSLLNLSEWSTKEEFDILENFFSKATNTKVLLLKSSTHDHTTVSASPKPSDEGLASWSCPHSGFGEVQYTPCYWEWVEDTLRRNKAFCELWHRSTNSACTSIGEISISLWDSHVIGGLPIHGIFYDELVPSAQELMQAYQHGKPFLPKTCAYLLLAFYRLSDGDSKEVSVRDWVSFWFKGPNRYKEPPQRVSNNELTSQGRVTIHIAILTSYFCSELTKIMLLLLS, encoded by the exons ATGGTGCACTTCAAGGATCACGAAATTCCATATCCATATCTTGAGATTGCAGAGAATAAAAAAGATCCATACGCCAAAGTTCTTCAACTGAAAACCAATTTCCCAATGATTCGTGCTTTTCCGCTAATAAGGCAGTCTCCTGACTCTTTGCTTAACCTTTCGGAATGGTCAACGAAGGAGGAATTCGATATCCTCGAAAACTTCTTTAGCAAGGCTACCAACACAAAGGTTCTTCTGTTGAAATCGTCGACTCATGATCATACAACTGTGTCTGCTAGCCCCAAACCTTCTGATGAAGGTCTTGCATCTTGGAGTTGTCCTCATTCTGGCTTTGGGGAGGTTCAATACACACCTTGCTATTGGGAATGGGTGGAAGATACCCTTCGGCGCAACAAG GCATTTTGCGAACTTTGGCATCGGTCGACTAATTCAGCTTGTACTAGCATTGGCGAGATCTCCATTTCACTGTGGGATTCGCACGTGATTGGAGGCCTTCCTATACATGGGATTTTCTACGACGAACTTGTCCCTTCAGCCCAAGAGTTGATGCAAGCATATCAACATGGGAAGCCATTTCTGCCTAAAACTTGTGCATACTTGCTGTTAGCATTTTATCGACTTTCAGATGGTGATTCTAAAGAGGTCTCTGTTCGTGATTGGGTGAGCTTTTGGTTCAAAGGACCGAACAGATACAAAGAGCCTCCGCAACGAGTGTCTAACAACGAGCTAACAAGCCAAGGTCGGGTCACAATCCATATAGCTATATTGACAAGTTATTTTTGCAGCGAACTGACGAAGATAATGCTCCTTTTATTGAGTTAG